Proteins from one Niallia circulans genomic window:
- the rhaB gene encoding rhamnulokinase, whose amino-acid sequence MNKYVLAVDIGASSGRLMLGSIQKGKLVLEELHRFSNSIVKKGQYYCWDLHKLFVEIKQGIKKCQDLQVRPESIGIDTWAVDFVLLDENGNLLTEAVSYRDDRTDGVMEEVFQQIIKERIYLETGIQFQKFNTIYQLCALKKTNPESLDKADKFLMIPDYFHYLLTGKAVNEYTNATSTQLVNAFTKKWDKQLLDAVSIKPDMFQDIKMPGTILGEVKKELAEEFGFNLKVVIPATHDTASAVISVPEHDETIYISSGTWSLIGVENKFPICVTKALDYNFTNEGGIDYRFRFLKNIMGLWMIQEVRRNYDNEHSFAEFVELAKAAKNFQSIVNVNDDRFLNPDNMIIAIQNYCAETNQEIPVTPGEVAKCVYDSLVACYVAAIKEIEEIFEKQFTKINIIGGGCQNELLNQLIADATKKQVFAGPVEATAIGNIVSQLIALGEIKDVHEARKLIKHSFLVKGYEAAQPI is encoded by the coding sequence ATGAACAAATATGTCTTGGCTGTTGACATTGGAGCCTCAAGTGGACGGCTGATGCTCGGTTCCATACAGAAGGGAAAACTCGTGTTAGAAGAACTGCACCGCTTTTCAAACAGCATTGTCAAAAAAGGACAATATTATTGTTGGGATTTACATAAACTGTTTGTCGAAATAAAGCAAGGAATAAAAAAATGCCAGGACCTTCAAGTGAGGCCAGAAAGTATCGGTATTGATACATGGGCAGTAGATTTTGTGCTCCTTGATGAAAACGGAAATTTGTTGACTGAGGCCGTTTCTTATAGGGATGACAGAACAGATGGTGTTATGGAGGAAGTTTTTCAGCAGATCATCAAGGAAAGAATTTACTTAGAAACAGGAATTCAATTTCAAAAATTCAATACCATCTACCAGCTTTGCGCATTAAAGAAAACAAATCCAGAAAGCCTTGATAAAGCTGACAAGTTTTTAATGATACCTGATTACTTTCACTATTTGCTGACAGGAAAAGCAGTCAATGAATATACAAATGCAACATCAACACAGCTTGTTAATGCATTTACGAAAAAATGGGATAAGCAGCTGCTTGATGCGGTTTCCATTAAGCCAGATATGTTTCAGGATATAAAGATGCCTGGCACTATATTAGGAGAGGTTAAAAAGGAGCTTGCTGAGGAATTCGGGTTTAACTTAAAAGTAGTAATACCTGCAACACATGATACTGCTTCAGCTGTTATTTCTGTACCAGAGCATGATGAAACGATTTACATCAGCTCTGGAACATGGTCACTTATCGGTGTTGAAAATAAATTTCCTATATGTGTAACAAAAGCATTAGATTACAACTTCACGAATGAAGGTGGCATTGATTACCGCTTCCGATTTCTGAAGAACATTATGGGATTATGGATGATTCAGGAAGTGCGGCGAAACTACGATAATGAACACTCGTTTGCAGAGTTTGTCGAGCTTGCAAAAGCAGCAAAAAACTTTCAATCCATTGTCAATGTGAATGATGACCGCTTCTTAAATCCAGACAATATGATCATTGCCATTCAGAATTATTGTGCAGAAACTAATCAGGAAATTCCAGTAACTCCAGGTGAAGTTGCCAAATGCGTTTATGACAGTTTAGTTGCATGCTATGTTGCCGCTATTAAAGAAATTGAAGAGATTTTTGAAAAGCAATTTACGAAGATTAATATAATCGGCGGAGGTTGCCAAAATGAACTGCTGAACCAGCTGATTGCAGATGCAACAAAAAAGCAAGTATTTGCCGGACCTGTTGAAGCAACAGCCATTGGGAATATCGTTTCCCAACTGATTGCCTTAGGTGAAATAAAGGATGTTCATGAAGCCAGAAAATTAATTAAGCATTCTTTTCTTGTGAAAGGATACGAAGCAGCACAACCAATATGA
- a CDS encoding helix-turn-helix domain-containing protein produces the protein MDALLLKQLMELTEEEIEVLSQEKKVRKDLYTSQHHFIIESEKFLDKNKMITVRKHTRFIDFPKHRHNYIEINYVVKGKLKQKVDNDAITLKKGELLFLNQHIEHEIEACGNDDLIINFIIQPLFFQFIFQYLNGENIITEFLINSLFNHTQNGQYLYYAVSEVEEIQELVEKIVKEETDGSLMAESKMKLYMGLLLIELVKNTDKITKNHSASSQHFVVVESLKYIEEHYKNGTLQELAHRLLQSSSSLSKNIKKATGFTFKDLIQEKRLIKAKELLETTDFSVRTVVEEVGYDNISYFYRIFKEKYKKTPKELRKELAK, from the coding sequence TTGGATGCACTCCTTTTAAAGCAGTTGATGGAACTGACAGAGGAAGAAATCGAGGTATTATCACAGGAAAAAAAGGTCAGGAAGGATCTTTATACGAGCCAGCATCATTTTATTATCGAAAGTGAAAAGTTTCTTGATAAAAATAAAATGATAACGGTAAGGAAGCATACAAGGTTTATTGACTTTCCAAAGCATAGGCATAACTATATTGAAATTAATTACGTCGTAAAGGGCAAATTAAAGCAAAAGGTGGATAATGACGCCATCACATTGAAAAAAGGAGAGCTGCTTTTTTTAAATCAGCATATTGAGCATGAAATTGAAGCTTGTGGTAATGATGATCTGATTATCAACTTCATCATTCAACCGCTCTTTTTTCAATTTATTTTTCAATATTTAAATGGTGAAAACATCATTACAGAATTTCTTATTAACAGCTTGTTCAACCATACCCAAAATGGACAATATCTATATTATGCCGTTTCAGAAGTAGAAGAGATTCAGGAGCTTGTCGAAAAAATTGTAAAAGAAGAAACGGACGGCTCTCTTATGGCAGAATCGAAGATGAAGCTATACATGGGGCTTCTCTTAATAGAGCTTGTGAAAAACACAGATAAAATAACGAAAAATCATTCTGCCTCCTCCCAGCATTTTGTCGTGGTTGAATCTTTAAAATATATTGAAGAGCATTATAAAAATGGGACACTGCAGGAGCTTGCACATCGCTTGCTGCAATCAAGCTCAAGCTTAAGTAAAAATATAAAAAAGGCAACTGGTTTTACTTTTAAGGATTTAATACAGGAAAAACGGCTTATAAAAGCAAAGGAGCTGTTAGAAACAACCGACTTTTCGGTGCGGACAGTGGTTGAGGAAGTAGGCTATGATAATATCAGCTACTTTTATCGGATTTTCAAAGAAAAATATAAAAAAACACCGAAGGAATTACGAAAAGAACTGGCAAAATAG